The window AGTGTGCTGGTGACAGGGGTCTATATCATGGCAGCTATTGGAGATGTGGCCCACAGTTCCTCCATGATCAGACTTTCCTTTTGTGGGGACAATGTTATCCATCATTATTTCTGTGGCATAATTTCCCTCCTACAGCTTGTATCCTGCTCTAAAATCTACCTCAATGAGCTCTGGTGATACTCATAGGTGGATTCAATGTGTTGGCACCAAATGGGCCCATCGCCATCTCTTATGCCTTCAAACTCACCAACATTCTTCAAATACCTTCAGCTGAGGGCAGATCCAAAGCCTTTAGTACCCTTAGCTCTCATCTGACAGTCACCAAGGTCCAGGAGAAGGTGGCCCCTGTTTTCCACGCCACAGTCATCCCCATGCTgaatcccttcatctacagcTTGAAGAATAAAgatgttaaaatttttctcagaaaagtattTAGGAGGGGATATGGCCTACCCCAGAGATAGTGGTCACAACCACTAAGGGTTGTGGTGATCATTTGACCTcctatttttcttaaaactaacttgcccatttcttaaaattaacaaCCAATTCTCATTCCCTGTACCACAGCTGCTGCATCTTACCCCTTTCATTGAAGTTtatgcaaatacacacacacacacacacacacacacacacacacacacccctatacCATGAGAAAACTCTCTCTAGACATTATGATTCACTGAGTCCTTGATAAACCTTGGACatgcttacttttttaaaaatctgatttaaattTGCATGGTCCTACTTCCTTCCCTATTGAGAAAAACTTGGGTAAGTTATCTTTTTCCTTAGTAGGGGTAAATTGATATTCATCTCCTGTCTCATGTAAGTAGTCATATAGAAGTCAAGGAAAGTCCTATCAGACTAATCGTAACAGAGAATAATAATCTTAATATTTCATCATGGAATAAGTCTAAAAATAAGTGCCTACTTggctaatttgtagccccactcACAGCCtcctcttttgtatttatttatttttttgttctgctGAGTGTGTTTCTCTTGAAAAGTACAATTCCCAAATTAATGAACCTTGATAGAAATTAAGTTAATAGCAAAACACCTAGCCCAAGGTAGGCCAGTAAGATTGAGTAATTAATTCTAGTAAAATGCATAGATAACTGACAAGTCTACCTTCAAGTTAATGAGTGATAAATTTCCCTTTGAAATCTCAGGATATTAGATTATGGACATGCTCCTGGGAGACAGCACTAGCAAATTCTCTTCTGCACCCTATTTCCTCCTAGCCATTGAATTTCCCAGTGTGATAGCTGATTTCTTGTGAGGATGAATTACAGAGTAGTTAGTGATCATGTTGAACAACCTCATCCACTCAGGATATAAGTTCCCTACTGTTCCTCTTCCAGGCTCCGCTGTCAAAAGGGAAACTCCATTTCCAGGGCCACATGATTTCTTGTGGAGAAACTCAGAGTAACACCTCTGCCCATGCATCCCACCCATTTCTCAATATTCTCTGTAAAAACAAGAGTTTTGAAGCTGTGCTTGCTGAGAAATGACTAGCTCAGCTCCAAtattattctccatttctttcttattttttgactattttattGAGGTACAATAGACACACAataaactttatatatttttaatttttatttgttctaattagatatacatgagagcagaatgcattttgacttattgtacacaaatgaagcacaacttttcatttctctggttgtacacaatgcagagtcacaccatttgtgtaatcacacatagggtaataatgtccgtctcattccaccatcttccaacCACCAtactccttctccctcttcttcccctccccgcCCTCCATTTGCCCTATCCAAAATTCCTCCAATCTTCCCTTCCCATGTCCCCCATTATGGAtaagcatccacttatcagagaaaacatttggcctttggtattttgggattggcttacttcacttaagagtattctccaacttcatccattcacctgcaaatgccataatttcattcttctttaaggccaagtaatattccattgtgtgtttttatgtagtatgctgattttaagttctttgggtatagaccgaggagtgagatagctggttcaaattgtggttccattccaatttttataaggaatttccatactgctttccacagtggttgcaccaattcacagtcccaccaggaatgaatgaatgtaccttttcccccacatccttgccagcatttattgttgctcgTATCATTGacaattgccattttgactggagtgtgatagaatctcagtgttgttttga of the Sciurus carolinensis chromosome 11, mSciCar1.2, whole genome shotgun sequence genome contains:
- the LOC124959695 gene encoding LOW QUALITY PROTEIN: olfactory receptor 8B3-like (The sequence of the model RefSeq protein was modified relative to this genomic sequence to represent the inferred CDS: inserted 1 base in 1 codon); the encoded protein is MTEFVLQGLTHQPELQLSLFLLSIGVYGGHYSGNPGSFLCLKLVKNFIWEQNIISYSGCRTQFFFYCIFAIAECYMLAAMADDRYAGICNPLLYNVTMSQKVCSVLVTGVYIMAAIGDVAHSSSMIRLSFCGDNVIHHYFCGIISLLQLVSCSKIYLNEXLVILIGGFNVLAPNGPIAISYAFKLTNILQIPSAEGRSKAFSTLSSHLTVTKVQEKVAPVFHATVIPMLNPFIYSLKNKDVKIFLRKVFRRGYGLPQR